A section of the Agrococcus sp. SGAir0287 genome encodes:
- a CDS encoding DNA-directed RNA polymerase subunit alpha has product MLIAQRPTVSEEVISEHRSRFTIEPLEPGFGYTLGNSLRRTLLSSIPGAAVTGIRIDGVLHEFTTIQGVKEDVTEIILNLKGLVVSSEHDEPIVAYLSKQGAGSVTAADITAPAGVEIHNPELVIATLNDKAKFQLELTIERGRGYVSAAQNRDEFAEAGSIPIDSIYSPVLKVTYRVEATRAGERTDFDSLVVDVETKPAITPRDAVASAGRTLVELFGLTRDLNAAAEGIEIGPAPAVEQLSGELGTPIEELDLSVRSYNCLKREGINTVSELVALSETQLMNIRNFGQKSVDEVKDKLTELGLSLKDAVPGFDGAHFYGYDDEEAL; this is encoded by the coding sequence GTGCTGATCGCCCAGCGCCCGACCGTCTCCGAAGAGGTCATCTCGGAGCACCGCTCGCGGTTCACCATCGAGCCGCTCGAGCCCGGATTCGGGTACACCCTCGGCAACTCCCTCCGCCGCACGCTCCTCTCGTCGATCCCCGGTGCCGCCGTCACGGGCATCCGCATCGACGGCGTGCTCCACGAGTTCACGACCATCCAGGGCGTGAAGGAGGACGTGACCGAGATCATCCTCAACCTCAAGGGACTCGTCGTCTCGTCCGAGCACGACGAGCCGATCGTCGCCTACCTGTCGAAGCAGGGTGCCGGCAGCGTCACCGCCGCCGACATCACGGCTCCCGCCGGCGTCGAGATCCACAACCCCGAGCTCGTCATCGCCACGCTCAACGACAAGGCGAAGTTCCAGCTCGAGCTCACGATCGAGCGCGGCCGCGGCTACGTGTCGGCTGCGCAGAACCGCGACGAGTTCGCCGAGGCGGGCTCGATCCCGATCGACTCGATCTACTCGCCCGTGCTCAAGGTCACCTACCGCGTCGAGGCGACGCGTGCCGGTGAGCGCACGGACTTCGACTCGCTCGTCGTCGACGTCGAGACGAAGCCGGCGATCACGCCGCGCGACGCCGTCGCGTCGGCCGGCCGGACGCTCGTCGAGCTCTTCGGCCTCACGCGCGACCTCAACGCCGCCGCCGAGGGCATCGAGATCGGCCCCGCGCCGGCCGTCGAGCAGCTCTCGGGCGAGCTCGGCACGCCGATCGAGGAGCTCGACCTGTCGGTCCGCTCGTACAACTGCCTCAAGCGCGAGGGCATCAACACGGTGTCCGAGCTCGTGGCGCTGAGCGAGACGCAGCTCATGAACATCCGCAACTTCGGCCAGAAGTCCGTCGACGAGGTCAAGGACAAGCTCACCGAGCTCGGCCTCTCGCTCAAGGACGCGGTGCCCGGCTTCGACGGCGCCCACTTCTACGGCTACGACGACGAGGAAGCCCTCTAA
- the rpsK gene encoding 30S ribosomal protein S11 produces MAAPKSAVRKPRRKDKKNVAVGQAHIKSTFNNTIVSITDTTGAVISQASGGAIGMKGSRKSTPYAAQLAAESAARQAQDHGMKKVDVFVKGAGSGRETAIRSLQATGLEIGAIHDVTPQAHNGVRPPKPRRN; encoded by the coding sequence ATGGCAGCTCCCAAGTCCGCGGTCCGCAAGCCGCGTCGCAAGGACAAGAAGAACGTCGCCGTCGGTCAGGCGCACATCAAGTCGACGTTCAACAACACGATCGTCTCGATCACCGACACCACCGGTGCCGTCATCTCGCAGGCGTCGGGTGGCGCGATCGGCATGAAGGGCTCGCGCAAGTCGACGCCCTACGCCGCGCAGCTCGCCGCCGAGTCGGCCGCACGCCAGGCGCAGGACCACGGCATGAAGAAGGTCGACGTGTTCGTGAAGGGTGCCGGCTCGGGGCGCGAGACCGCGATCCGCTCGCTCCAGGCCACCGGCCTCGAGATCGGCGCGATCCACGACGTCACGCCGCAGGCGCACAACGGCGTCCGTCCGCCGAAGCCCCGCCGCAACTGA
- a CDS encoding HAD hydrolase-like protein: MRPSAVLLDLDGTLSDSAPGLLASLRHMHEGLGLPVPGDDELRRWLGPPTATTLAEHGHDGATVARGVALFREHLLDGGGLLDQRVYDGIVALVEDLRAAGVPTSILTFKLQEDAEVVAEHLGLRDALGAVHGRIPRDDGRSKAPLIARALTELGVAASPAVVMVGDRRHDVEGAHEAGVRAIGVTWGYGSRDELEVAGADDVVDDVASLRRLLLG, encoded by the coding sequence ATGCGACCGTCCGCCGTGCTCCTCGACCTCGACGGCACGCTGAGCGACTCCGCTCCCGGCCTCCTCGCCTCGCTGCGGCACATGCACGAGGGCCTCGGGCTGCCAGTTCCAGGTGACGACGAGCTGCGACGCTGGCTCGGCCCGCCGACGGCCACGACGCTCGCCGAGCACGGCCACGACGGCGCGACGGTCGCACGCGGCGTCGCCCTGTTCCGCGAGCACCTGCTGGACGGCGGCGGGCTGCTGGACCAGCGGGTGTACGACGGCATCGTCGCGCTCGTCGAGGATCTGCGCGCCGCGGGCGTGCCCACGAGCATCCTCACGTTCAAGCTGCAGGAGGACGCGGAGGTCGTCGCCGAGCACCTCGGACTCCGCGACGCACTCGGCGCGGTGCACGGCCGCATCCCGCGGGACGACGGCCGCTCGAAGGCACCACTCATCGCCCGCGCGCTCACCGAGCTCGGCGTCGCCGCGTCGCCCGCCGTCGTCATGGTGGGCGACCGCCGCCACGACGTCGAGGGCGCGCACGAGGCCGGCGTGCGCGCGATCGGCGTCACGTGGGGCTACGGCTCGCGCGACGAGCTCGAGGTGGCCGGCGCCGACGACGTCGTCGACGACGTCGCGTCGCTGCGTCGCCTGCTGCTCGGCTGA
- the rplQ gene encoding 50S ribosomal protein L17, translated as MPRPTKGPRLGGGPAHERLLLANLAAALFTHKAITTTETKAKRLRPVAERLVTFAKRGDLHARRRVLAVIGDKGVVHELFAEIAPLVAEREGGYTRITKLGYRKGDNAPMARIELVLEPVQKKGSKSKNAAAAATAAADQEAAAAAAAESDEAAAEEPTETTEEVVESDTAAAPESEATETSTDEAEAESKDETK; from the coding sequence ATGCCCAGGCCCACGAAGGGACCCCGCCTCGGAGGCGGACCGGCGCACGAGCGCCTGCTGCTCGCGAACCTCGCGGCTGCGCTGTTCACGCACAAGGCGATCACGACGACCGAGACGAAGGCCAAGCGCCTGCGTCCCGTCGCCGAGCGCCTCGTCACGTTCGCGAAGCGCGGCGACCTGCACGCGCGTCGCCGCGTCCTCGCCGTGATCGGCGACAAGGGCGTCGTGCACGAGCTGTTCGCCGAGATCGCCCCGCTCGTCGCGGAGCGCGAGGGCGGCTACACGCGCATCACGAAGCTCGGCTACCGCAAGGGCGACAACGCACCCATGGCACGCATCGAGCTCGTGCTCGAGCCCGTGCAGAAGAAGGGCTCGAAGTCGAAGAACGCCGCCGCAGCCGCGACGGCCGCCGCCGACCAGGAGGCCGCGGCCGCCGCTGCCGCCGAGTCCGACGAGGCCGCCGCCGAGGAGCCGACCGAGACGACCGAGGAGGTCGTCGAGTCCGACACGGCTGCCGCGCCCGAGTCGGAGGCGACCGAGACGTCGACCGACGAGGCCGAGGCCGAGTCGAAGGATGAGACCAAGTAG
- the truA gene encoding tRNA pseudouridine(38-40) synthase TruA, translating to MPRVRLDLAYDGTDFAGWAAQPGLRTCQGVLEDALHTVTRRAVRVTVAGRTDAGVHASGQVAHVDLDGPPDPRLAHRLTSLVREGDLVVRSAALAPAGFDARFSAVHRRYEYRIQTRVADPLVRRTSAFVPRALDDAAMQRAADVLVGLHDFAAFCKPREGATTIRSLQAFSWAREGDLLVASVQADAFCHSMVRSLVGACVAVGEGRLGLAQAAALLDARGRSSAFRMMPAAGLTLVEVGYPPDDELAAQAERARARRSAADVERPAG from the coding sequence ATGCCCCGCGTCCGCCTCGACCTCGCGTACGACGGCACGGACTTCGCCGGCTGGGCGGCGCAGCCGGGGCTGCGCACCTGCCAGGGCGTGCTCGAGGATGCGCTCCACACCGTCACGCGGCGGGCCGTGCGCGTCACGGTCGCCGGCCGGACGGATGCGGGCGTGCACGCGTCGGGACAGGTGGCGCACGTCGACCTCGACGGGCCGCCGGACCCGCGGCTCGCGCACCGGCTCACGTCGCTCGTCCGCGAGGGCGACCTCGTGGTGCGGTCGGCGGCGCTCGCGCCCGCCGGCTTCGACGCGCGCTTCTCGGCGGTGCACCGCCGATACGAGTACCGCATCCAGACGCGCGTCGCCGACCCGCTCGTACGACGGACGAGCGCGTTCGTCCCGCGCGCGCTCGACGACGCGGCGATGCAGCGCGCTGCCGACGTGCTCGTGGGGCTGCACGACTTCGCGGCGTTCTGCAAGCCGCGCGAGGGCGCGACGACCATCCGCTCGCTGCAGGCGTTCTCGTGGGCTCGCGAGGGCGACCTGCTCGTCGCGAGCGTGCAGGCCGACGCCTTCTGCCACTCGATGGTGCGCTCGCTCGTCGGCGCGTGCGTCGCGGTGGGGGAGGGACGGCTCGGCCTCGCACAGGCCGCGGCGCTGCTCGACGCTCGCGGCCGCTCGAGCGCCTTCCGCATGATGCCCGCCGCGGGCCTCACGCTCGTCGAGGTCGGCTACCCGCCCGACGACGAGCTCGCGGCGCAGGCCGAGCGCGCTCGCGCCAGGCGCTCCGCCGCCGACGTGGAGCGGCCCGCGGGCTGA
- a CDS encoding DUF6882 domain-containing protein, which yields MQLDALVHDAAILQAEAQAHLHDLIGSGTRFDGSWSVDLGLGRFSQSSTTSDETFTARAGLLGSAAPGPGSWLWAWANPQHDGPVAEAARLVRDLGERLQVAELTSAEVPLGERAPRDVAWRMGAAAILALGPWPTYTFDAGGGTVGALVLTSEALRLPAPSTPRLLRCIGEAAQSHGLGRSSVLTWASQRGVTATPTPDGLLLRLADGDVAVRLDERDRVVGMTGSSRPA from the coding sequence ATGCAGCTCGACGCCCTCGTCCACGACGCCGCCATCCTGCAGGCGGAGGCCCAGGCGCACCTCCACGACCTGATCGGCTCCGGCACGCGCTTCGACGGATCGTGGAGCGTCGACCTCGGCCTCGGGCGCTTCTCGCAGTCGTCGACGACGAGCGACGAGACGTTCACGGCCCGTGCGGGCCTGCTCGGCTCTGCTGCGCCGGGACCGGGATCCTGGCTGTGGGCGTGGGCGAACCCGCAGCACGACGGACCCGTCGCCGAGGCGGCGCGGCTCGTCCGCGACCTCGGCGAGCGCCTGCAGGTCGCCGAGCTCACGAGCGCGGAGGTGCCGCTGGGCGAGCGGGCGCCGCGCGACGTCGCGTGGCGCATGGGTGCCGCTGCCATCCTCGCGCTGGGGCCGTGGCCGACGTACACGTTCGATGCGGGCGGCGGGACGGTCGGGGCGCTCGTGCTCACGAGCGAGGCGCTGCGGCTGCCCGCGCCGAGCACGCCGCGGCTGCTGCGCTGCATCGGCGAGGCCGCGCAGTCGCACGGCCTCGGACGCTCGAGCGTGCTGACGTGGGCCTCGCAGCGCGGCGTGACGGCCACCCCGACGCCGGACGGCCTGCTGCTGCGGCTCGCGGACGGCGACGTCGCCGTGCGCCTCGACGAGCGCGATCGCGTCGTCGGCATGACCGGCTCGTCGCGCCCGGCCTGA